AAAATCCTAACTCAATTATTCGTATGTATGTTGATAACTCTAGGAGCTTTAGATGCAGTGTCTCTGAGAGAAGCAAAGTGTTCACTTATTTGTTGCAAACACTACCAAGTTTATTGTAGCACCTCCAAGAGAAGTAAATAGCACTTCAACCATTCATCATTAACATTAAAATCTCTATTAGAAATTAGAACTGCATCAGGTGTCAAACAGGTTTGTCAATTTAATTTAAATAAGAATAACTTTCCCTTATAGAAGGCAAAGACTATCGAATACAACTATACAAGTACAACTTAAAACCAAAATTGACCTAAATACTGCTAGTCTGAGTCCAAATTCCACCAAAACTATTGCGATACACATCAAAATTGATCTTCAAACATGATTCCATGGACATCGTCCAAACAGACTTTCAGGCTCAACATCTCAGTCGTGATCAGGGAAATCCAGTTTTTGAACAAAGGAATGGGCTCATAAAAACACCTGACATGACATCTGCATGTACGATTCTACTCGATCCGCGGCATAGCACAAAACCTCACAGCACAGTGGCCTAAATATAAATTTAGTCATGGCGGAGGCAAACCTGTAGCCCCTAATGCCACCCCAAAATACAACATGTATGTCGGGCTGAAATAAAGTTTGAAGAGAAACAATTCTTTCATATGCTAATTTTAAAGTTGGAGGTCGCCTTCAGGCTGTCGCATTTCTGATTGGCCCGATCACCTAATAACACAAACAATTGTGGTCGAAATCGTATACAAACACCCATACAGCATTCTAATGAATCTATCCATTATTGGTTATGCTTCCCACCCCCACCGTGGTCACCGCAACATTGAAACATGAACATTAGTCATCGACCCCCATTAGAAGCATCCCAATAAGCAGCTAAACGAACCCTACTTTTCACGCTTTCCCCCTTCCCCCTCGTCCCATAACTGCCATAGCTCACGACCCAGCCCAGACCACTGAGTTGGAGCGGACTGCAGAACAAAACAGCTGGGAGAAACGCGATTTAGCTACGGCGACTGGCGGAGCAGCAGCCCCCAAGTCCCTCAGCCGCCGGAGGCAAGATCAGGCGGGAGCGCTCCTGTTACCGATTAATCGATGAAACGCCTACTGAAGAAGCATCAACTCTAACACGGAGAAGTTTTAGTTTAGCGCTCACGTACCTCCTAGGGGTAGGGGATGTGCCCTGTGCGGTGGTGCTCCGAGCTCCTCGCAGGCGTCGCCCCGGGAGCTCGAGACGACGGCGACGAGTAAGGCGGCGGTCGGCGGCTAGGCCTTGCGGTCGCGGTGGCCGATGCTACTAGAGCCTTTTAGATGCCACCACAGAGATCTCCGTCCAAACCGGTATTCATTCCAATCGGACGGCTGTGAACTCGCGTGTGCGGCACCGCTCCTTTGGGGACACTGAGCCTAGGGCCCACATGTCGGCCTCTCAGATCTCATCATCCGCCACCCTTTTGCCCTTCTCCTAGTTCCGGCCGAGCTCGCCATCGCCTCGCCGACGCGCCACCGTCGACGCTGTTGTGGGGCGGCTTCCGCCGGTGAGATGCGCGTTAGTGCCTGAGGAAATCGCTCTTTGCGTCTGCGGGAGCGATGGATTCGGGCTCTAGCAAGCCCGAGGAGGTCGCCGCCTATCAGAGAAGCGAGGCCAAGGAGGCGATGCTGCAGTCCATGCTCTCTTCGCTCCTCGACGACCCCATACTCGTGGATGTCCCCAGGAAACCCTCCCTCGTCGACGTCGACACGCTGATGAACCTCGAGCTCGGCAGTGCCATGAGGGTGACCGCGTGAAGCTGGACAACACCTCCTTCGGTACACATGACCCCCTTCAGACCTCACATTTTGTTATCAATCTTTCATCAAATTTCCATCCATTAGATCCACAAATCGTGCATCACGTCGTAATTCACCTCAGTTTATTCATCTGCTTCTTTTCTCCATGTGGAAGATGTTGCAATGTTGAACTATGCGACGGTCAAGGATCTGAAGCTGGCTATCAGGAGGAAGATAAATGAAATAGAACAAGAACAGATGGGCCATCGTCATATCTCATGGTGAGCAAACAACCTTTTGTGTGGCAATGGCATGCCTCTAATTGGTTTATATTGTGCATTACTCGttgtgatgtttggttctttgGCGTCTACTTATCTAAAACTATTGAAATGCTGCCAATGGATCTTCACTACTTAATAACTCATATAACGGACACTTAGGCAATTTATGGACCAACCTAGGGTACTACTGCATTGGATGTGCCGCAGTGTATATATTGATGAGGGACATTAAGAAACCAAGCTgaagtttttttagattttgggtTTGATTTTGCACTGAGATTGACCTGTTTAGGCTTGAATGGTTGAACACGTGTACAACTGTACACAAAGCTAGACAAGCCCTGCTAAATTTTATTTACAAGCCCTTCGTAtcatagtttttaaaatttggAGAATATAATTTTCCAACATTGTTTTGTAGAATTAGTTTGAGCTCATACTGTATAAACTAAGAAGTTGTTgatcaaattttgttttaaaattgTTTAGAAGTACACAAGCCAGTACTTTCTACAGTCTGCTAATTAAATACATGATATCCATAGGTTCTAGCTTCCTGAAGCTTTTCTTGAAGCCTTTTTCAGGTGCCTTCCAAAGTATGATCCAATTTCCTTGATTTCCATGTAGCTTCATATCTGATAACATTTTTACCAAACAATATGTGCAGTAGTACTCACTGAAAAAGGTTTCTGATATTAGTATTTAGTACCACATAACAGAAAGTGGGATACCTATTTGTTAGAGTAAGCTTATTTTGAAGTATGAGGATTGCATTGCTGTTAtgataaactatatatttttggATTGGTCTACTGTTTTATTTATGTAGAGATATAGCAGAAAAATTAAGAACCCCATAATATGTTTGTGCTTTTGCAACTATATGGTTTAACCCTGTCTATATGTTCTGTTAAAAACTCTAGCCATAGGACTAATTGGGGATTGTATCTTTATGATCTTAATTAGGCTGAATGAAAATATGAAATGGCCTATTGGCCTTTTGTCACAATGAACCACCACCACTCCTCTGAAGGTGTACTTACCAAACCTTCTTATCTTTAATAATATAGCATCATGATATTGTGGTACTTGGTAGTTCTGAAGTTTAGTTATGCTGTGTTCATGAGGTAACGTGTAACGCATCCTTGGTTAGGTTTATAATTCATCTCTAGGCTGCAAACCGCTGTGTTTTCATCCTTTTCTCCAATGAGGAGACTATTATACTTTTGGTTCGTAGCATTTTTGGAACCATTTGTCTGATTGTTTAGGACAATGAGAATTCTGAACTCTACTTTGTGTTTTATTGATTCTTGTGCCCCTTTATCATATTATTTCTGTTTGATCCCGGAAGCATGTCTGGGAAAACTACTGCCTGACACATCATCATGAGAAGTTGATAGATAACAATTCTGTACTTTCTTCTTATGGCGTAATAACTCCAAGGTAGTTCTTCCATTAAGAATAACAAAGTTTTGGCATGTATTTTTAACGAAAATGTGTTGCTTCAAAGTACATTTTAGCAACATTCCGATTAAATTGATTCCGAATTTAAACATGTGAAAAAGAACATAACAACcaacaacatatatcatatgaactaacatgagcatttcaaaaACGAGTATTACTGAACATATGCTACTCATGTTCAAAAAAGAACATATATGGCAGTTGACATAAAGAGGTGAAATAACACATGAACTAAAGTAACAAGTGTTAAACTAAAAGGATTGTTCTCAATGCGGGTTTCCGAATTAACGGCCATCCAACACATGTTAAGTTTTACTGATTAGTGTGACAAATTCACCACTAGAGATAGGCCGAGCTACTAAGTTAAAGATCAGGTATAAATAGCAAATTTCTCTTCAATAAGCTCAACAGATCAGTACCAGACGACCAACCAGAGGACTAGTAAGGCCAAGCTATAGGGCACAAAGCAGCAGGGAGCCAAGATGCCCACCAACAGAGCCCAAGCTCTCAAACAGAGCACCCAGTAGAGCAAAGACACTAAATAGAGGCAACAGGGAGCCAAAGTGCTCACCACTAGAGCACACAACAATTGCTAGATACAGCTACCAATCACAAGATCAGAACTAGTGATCACAGCCTAGCTCAAGTGCACAATTGACATACTAATCAAACTTAGCTTGGTATCATCACATAGCATCACAATCACCTCTTTTAGCATGCAAACTTAAAATTGACAGTGAAAGTAAAACAATGCATGCTAGACAGTAAACAAGAGGGAGGAATTGAATAGGCTTACTGTCtagagaggaagaggatgacAAGGCACGCAAAAGCATTGTCCTAGAAAACAGAGACTCCCCCTCTATGCTGAGGTTGATGGGGAGAATGTTCTTGGAGATAACAATGCCGGTATGCCGTCTGCAGGGCACACTACAGACAGCAGTCGAGGAGCAAAGAACACCGCAACAGCAAGAGTCTAGCTTCGGGCTAGGGAGGAGAAGCCAAACACCAATCCAAAATGATCAACACCGGAGTGTGATCACCACGGACAAAGCATGCTTGCATAACAGCTCTAACACAGAGAAGCAACACGCACGACGCGAAGACCATGCGCCCAAAGATGACACGCGCAACCTCCACCTGCAGAAACACGTGCACGAAGGCACGTCACAGACCACCACAACACCTTCACCGCCACGGCCGAGCAACACGACCACGCACAGCCCGGCGACCCAACTCCACCGCGCACCGAGCGCACAAGAGCACCACGCCCGCGCCTGCACAGACCGATAAGGGCAAGCTGACGGGGCACTCGACCGGTGGAAGAGCACCAACACGCCAGGAGCATCCTTGCTGGAGCGGACACGGCACGACACCGAGAGAGTACCGGCGGAGAGAGGGAAATGAGAGcagagaggaggaggtggagagacCCCCAGGAGATTAGATCCGAAGGAGAGGAACCACTCGACTTTATCTATAAGCACGAGCGCACGAACTTCCCCTCCAAATCCGCCAGAGCGGAATGGAACACCGGATAGGGTGGAGGCCCCCACATTGAGTGGCGGCGACGGCTCCCCGTGGGAGCTCGCTCGATGCATGGAGCAAACAGCCGGGCCGGGTGGGCTGTTCGGCCACTTGGGCCTGGAAGCGGCCCACTGGTCAaggcctttctttttttttttggaatttactCGAATCCAAATTTGACTTCAATCTCAAATTCGAATTTTAAAGAAAAACCCCTCAAATTCTAATAAAATGTTGGTGTTTACTCCTCGAAGACCAAATAAGGTGGTCAGTTACAACAAGAGTATTCCACTTGCTTATCTTAGGTAGTAACCAAATATCAACTTGATTTTAGCTGTTTGAATTTGACCTCATCTCTGCTCTGTTGGTCCAGGTCTGTTTCTCACCACACATCATGTCCAGAGTGCATCGAAAGCACTCTAGAAGAAGGATTCTTCCATGGCCTAAGCAGGAAATTGTGATCCCACTTCATGATTTTGAAGCTAGAGAAACCATTAAAGCCAGTGTCAAGGCGTGATCAGTATCATCATGTTCCCACAGGAAGCAGTGTGGTCACTTCAGATATGGAGGGTCCTCCAAGCTTTAACCATGTCAACAAAAAGGAAGCATATTTCATGCAAGCGACGTTTTGCGGGCATGTCGTGTATTCTTATTTCGGAGTTGCTCTAAACAGTGTGTTGCAATATTTCACTATTTCAATTCAACCGTCTGATTTTGTAAGTCAGCTAGGCTAGGACTCTTGTTAATTGAGCCATATGTCTGACTGAGGTTCAGACATTTCAGTTTTCAGATCAATTAACCAACGTACGACAATCTGCAATGCATAAACAATTGATATAAACATACACTTTTGTGAGACCAAACACAAGGAAGCGAAACCAAACGTATGAACATATAGAACAAAATAAGAGCATTTCCCAGGGGAACGCTAGCTAACAAGTTCAACAAAAGTGGTCACAGGGCTTCAATCCTGAAAGGCTGAAACgaaaaactagcagtgatacagAAATTATACTCCTGCAGTCTTGCTGAAACTACAAGACACAACACAGGAGAGAGAAGTCTCAACAGGTGAGCAGCACCCAAGGAAGCAGCAGGCAGACAGAAAGATAGCTACTCCTTTTTCTGGAAGCCACAAAAGGGAGAGACAAGTTGGACACAACTGTGCTCTTGCCCCAAACACATTAGAACAACAACCAGTCCCCCGGGCTCACTGCACCACACTGTTGTACTCCTACTTGTTAGCATGCATGCAGTGCACTACTACCACTTGAGGACCACACTTGAGCCCGGCAACATGCATGCTAATGCCTCTGCAGCTGCACACCTGCATGCTGATCCATATCCAAGGACAACACTACCACTACTTCTGATCATCAGAGACATAAAGTCAGTCACAGACACATTGTTCCCAATGAGCAGTGCTAGCTCTCTCACATGGTCCCTGCAGGTGCAGGGTAAGGGGAGCACCAGGAGCTGAGGCTGAGCTCCAAGGACGCCCCTAcccttgctgctgctgatgcatCTTGGCCGGTGGGCAACTGGCTGTTGCTGTAAAAGCTGTACTGCTCTGGCAGCTGCAGCAGCTGGTGGTGCTGCTGGATTGTAACTGAAGTGGTAGTGGCAGTTGTGGCAGTGTCACCCCAGTACGGGAGGTTGCGCAGGTAGCTGCCGCCGCGGATGGCTTCGCTTGGGCCTCCGTGCCGCGGGCGCGGGTGGGTGTTGTCGCCGGTGGGGAAGAGCGGCAGTGTCTCGGGCGCCAGCGTCGTCGCCGCCGACGGCGAGAAGCATTCCCACTGCGACGTGGGGCCGGTGCTGCCATGGTGACCACCCGTGCTCCTCACGCCCATGTAGTCCTGCACGCACCGAACAATGTGGTAACACATACGCCGGAATTAACGTGTGAACGTGTGTAACTGCGTACAAGCCTGCCCAATTACCTGCAGGAAGCATGTCTCCGTGGCCATGGCAGTGTTGTCCCTACCGGCACTTGTGTCCAGCTGCATAGCCGAGGCGCCGCCATTGCCGGTGTACAAGCcgaaggtggaggagggagacgCCATGGCCGCGCCTGATGATGCCCACATGCACGCGACCATGCATCACCATTTGCAATCACGTTTGGAGCACGCCAAAGGCTGAACCGTGAAGATCAAAGCAGCGCGTACCTGAAGGCGACACCGAGAGGACACCGAGGTGGCtggcgtcggcggcggaggtgTTGACATCGAGGTTGGTGAGTCGCCTCTTATGCCGCTCTCGCGCCTTGTGGTTCTGGAACCAGTAGAAGACGTTCTTGCCCTCGATCTTGCCGTGCTGGCGCAGCATGGTGGTGATGCGCTGGATCTGCTCCGAGTTGGGCGACCGGATGCCGCAGCCGTAATAGAGCTCCTTCAGTATCTTGAGCTGCTCCGACGTCGGCGTCCACCGCGACCCGCTCGTCCGGCACACGGCCACGCTGCCGCCAcagcccgctcctcctccaccaccaccactccaCCCGCCCACATTGGCAGTCATGCCTTCGCCTCCCCCACTGACTTGCCTCTGCTGCTGCATTGTTCTTGTGCTTGCCTGTGTGGCTGTGATCTATGTCAAGAAGGAAGAAGGGTTTGGCCTGGGCTTGGAGGAGAGGCATGAGGATGGTATGTAAAGAAGGGAGGATGCATCTAGGGGCTAGGAGCTAGCATGCAGTAGGATTGTAGGTGCTAGGTGCATGGTGGTAGGGTGATATAGGTTGAGGCTGAGAGGATCATGGGGATATCTTTTGGAGAGGGACCGGGGACGAGTGACACACGAGGGGAGGGGGCTTGCATTGGCCGCTTCAGTTGGAagagggtgagagagagagagagagagagtgagagagagaatgCCGAGCATGGAGAGGAGGGGCATGTGAGGAGTATGCAGAGGGTGTAGAAGGCCAGGCTCCTCTAATGGCAACTGCTTCCTCAACCTAGCTTGGGTGGCCAGGCCTCTTCCAGCCGGTGCAAAGGCTACCCATGCAACCATGCCATACCACTGGTGCAGCCGCGCAGCATGCTAGCTAGTGAATCATTGCTCTTGCagttcccttctctctctctctctctctctctctctctctctctctgatagCAAAGGAACAAGCTGAGCCGTGTCCATACTGCATGGATCGAGCTGGGTTCGGGGCAAACCATAATTGTGATGTGAGAGTTGATACGCGCGCCTTGGATCTTGCCTGCTTCTACTGAACAATAATGCCGACCTGTTGGTCAGATTGACTGGAAATTTCCTTCCTTCTGCCATGAAAACCCCAAGTACTAGACCATTTGGATTTGTTCTATTTGTTTGCAAAGATCTTGAAATTCTTGTGTTACAACACCAAATGGACTGCTCAAGAATTGATTTGGATAAATGACATATCAAACAAGCGAGGCAAACATGCCGGGGATGGACGGCAAACAAAGCAACTAAGTTATTAGCCACTCATCCTGTGATGAACTGTGACAATATTTTTTTTCGGGAAAAACGGCAGGAGTTATGCCTCAATTAATTAAGAAGAGAATCATAGTTAACTGAAATACAATCAGAGCCGCCCCCAGCAGCAGAAAATCCTACGGCCCAAGGTGGCCAGACAATGCGTCAATATCAATACCTCACCCCTCTAAAAAAGTGTGACTCATCTAGTTGATGTCTTCTAAATTGAGGGTTGCAACCTCTTCCGGTTGTTTTGTGGAGTTCTGGAAAATGAGTCTATTTCATTCTTTCTAAACATTGTACatgatgtaaataaaaaaatcagtgaGACCCCTTTGACGTGCTCTTGGCGTAGcctaagagcaactccaacagcACATTCATATTTTACCTTTCATATTCTCACATAGATTGTCATCTAAAAATATTTCGTCTCTATATTACTCCACTACTCCAACAGCACATCTATATTTCACcatctatattctctctctaattttttaatagtattctataactaacaatatattCGTGGACCCACGTATCATTCTCTCTTTCAGTCTCGCCCTCTCCTTCTCGTCCAACGCTCCTCGCACGGGCACAAGCGGCAAACTCGCACGCCGCAGCACGAGGCGATGCCTCCGCCGGGGCAGGGGCTGGCGCGCTACGGCTCCGCCCCAGGCTCGCTCCTTGCCGCCATCGTCGACTCCATCACTCGCGGTGCCGAGGCTGCGCCGCCGCTGCCCGTGAGCTGGTTCTTCTCTGACGAGGCGTCTGGTCTCACCTCCTGCAAGTCCAGCTGCCAGACAGACGACGGTCGCCCCGCCCTCCACGCATAACCGGGCGGCGACGAGTTCGTGCACGCAACCCCGTGTGcgcccttctctctccctctggaTCGAGCCGCCGACGCTCGGGGCGAAGCAGGGCCAAAGCTCAGACTTAGATTCCCTTCTATTTTACCACCCTCCCCATCGATTCACCGGCGCAAGATCCATCCCCAGGTGTCAGATTCCCGTCTTGAGCTGGTTGAGGCGCATCTCCCTGTTCTTGGTGCTGTTGGATTGGTTTTTGGGAGCTGTTTTTTGTGGTGGATTTTTTGAATTCGATTGGGGGAGATGGGGTTCTTGCGGTCCATGTATTGAGCA
This genomic window from Phragmites australis chromosome 7, lpPhrAust1.1, whole genome shotgun sequence contains:
- the LOC133925641 gene encoding WUSCHEL-related homeobox 1-like, which gives rise to MTANVGGWSGGGGGGAGCGGSVAVCRTSGSRWTPTSEQLKILKELYYGCGIRSPNSEQIQRITTMLRQHGKIEGKNVFYWFQNHKARERHKRRLTNLDVNTSAADASHLGVLSVSPSGAAMASPSSTFGLYTGNGGASAMQLDTSAGRDNTAMATETCFLQDYMGVRSTGGHHGSTGPTSQWECFSPSAATTLAPETLPLFPTGDNTHPRPRHGGPSEAIRGGSYLRNLPYWGDTATTATTTSVTIQQHHQLLQLPEQYSFYSNSQLPTGQDASAAARVGASLELSLSSWCSPYPAPAGTM